The genomic stretch CACGTCCGGGCGGCCGGCATCATATTCATCAAAGACAAGCGCGACATTGTGCTGATAGGCCCAGGGCAGGATACCGTCCTTAAATTCGGTAACCTGCTTGCCATCCTTCAAAACGATCGCGTCCTTGCCGACGAGATCAATACGGCTGACATGACTGTCGAGGTTGACACGTACGCAAGGCCAGTTCAGGCGGGCGGCCACCTGCTCGATATGGGTCGATTTGCCGGTTCCATGGAAGCCGGAGACCATGACACGACGGTTGTGAGCAAAGCCCGCCAGAATCGCAAGCGTCGTCTCACGGTCGAACAGATAATCGGGATCAAGATCCGGAACATAAGGATCGCCCTTCGAATAGGCTGGAACACGTATATCGGTGTCGATGCCGAATACCTCACGCACCGACACGGTCGTGTCGGGCAGATTGGCAATATCAAGGTCAATTTTGCTCATTGTGTCTCCATGCCGGACGCCGCCGCCCGGCTGCATAAGGATGCCGCTGATCTTCGGATTAACAGAAACCAGCCTGCTTTAACAATTGGTAGGCCTGAATAACAGCGCGAAAACGCTCTTCCGATCCCCTGTCTCCGCCATTTGCGTCAGGATGGTGTTTTTTGACAAGCTCCTTGTAGCGCATCTTGATCTCCTGCGCGGTGGACTGCACCGTAAGTCCCAATGTATCCAGCGCTTTCGCCTCAAGTGTCTTGAGCTTCCGCTCGGTCGGCTGGTAACGCGAGGTCCCGCCGCGGCCCTGCTGCACGAAGCCGAAGGGATCCTTGATGCGCGCCTGTGACGCAGCAGAACCGGACCGGGCCGTCGAATGCAGAGGGCTTGCCTTGGCCGCCTTGTTGACGCCGACCGTCCAGGTTGGACGATGTCCGGTGATCGCTTCCTTCTGATA from Peteryoungia desertarenae encodes the following:
- a CDS encoding J domain-containing protein, whose protein sequence is MKLDSKYFDRIRTRRKCDAEPEKTTPTCQWDGCDKPGAHRAPVGRHAEGQFFMFCFEHVKEYNKGYNYFSGLSDTEIARYQKEAITGHRPTWTVGVNKAAKASPLHSTARSGSAASQARIKDPFGFVQQGRGGTSRYQPTERKLKTLEAKALDTLGLTVQSTAQEIKMRYKELVKKHHPDANGGDRGSEERFRAVIQAYQLLKQAGFC